One genomic region from Halobacteriovorax sp. HLS encodes:
- a CDS encoding outer membrane beta-barrel domain-containing protein, with translation MKNFIVSTFITLGLLSSITTFAAEGDAYDFSWLDPDKEVFVLQNRKFRKAGRLHANLGYGFTTSGAFVDASAFQGRAGYFFKEELGVEFVYSLNSGAENDTATSIRNPGGAGSFPFRRIVDNYMGAMFLWSPFYNKINTFNKIVYMDWILGLGFAKVEETNNQNEILTSGGNTTLTTESHTGIMWDIGAKFYLNEMWSLRIDLNAINYKAMEAKSTNATEQWYSNYDLTVAVGINF, from the coding sequence ATGAAAAATTTCATAGTTTCTACGTTCATTACGTTAGGTCTTCTTTCGTCAATTACTACTTTCGCCGCTGAGGGAGATGCTTATGACTTCTCATGGCTCGACCCAGATAAGGAAGTTTTTGTATTACAAAATCGAAAATTTCGAAAGGCCGGAAGATTACATGCAAACTTAGGTTACGGCTTTACCACCTCAGGTGCCTTTGTTGATGCTAGTGCATTTCAAGGACGAGCAGGATATTTCTTCAAAGAAGAATTGGGTGTTGAGTTTGTTTACTCTCTAAATAGTGGAGCTGAAAATGATACAGCAACATCAATTAGAAACCCAGGCGGAGCGGGCTCGTTTCCATTTAGAAGAATTGTAGATAACTATATGGGAGCAATGTTCTTGTGGTCTCCTTTCTATAATAAAATTAATACATTTAATAAAATTGTTTATATGGACTGGATTCTTGGACTTGGCTTTGCAAAAGTTGAAGAAACTAATAATCAAAATGAAATTCTTACAAGTGGTGGTAATACAACTTTAACGACTGAGTCACATACAGGAATTATGTGGGATATTGGTGCTAAGTTCTACTTGAATGAAATGTGGAGTTTAAGAATAGACTTGAATGCTATTAACTATAAGGCCATGGAAGCAAAATCTACCAATGCCACTGAGCAATGGTATAGCAACTATGACTTAACTGTCGCAGTTGGAATTAACTTTTAA
- a CDS encoding tetratricopeptide repeat protein, translated as MIFNKKVFSFLLVLLSFSAQANVDKAWSYLVKSSGSVKYYPNVINELVEEKLYFASIPYIKELLTRGNSRSSKELDSLIDKVVTNVGVRQFEVLPTKFLAKSNAPTLKYILAKKYFRQGKYDLALKSLNGTIPKNHPAKPFALFLEGSIFTITKKYKSSLQAYNECISASESANSYGNENRKTQLSINRDYCIVGKARTNFSTGQYEKANLDYLDLSKSSHIWPEVLFEEAWNSFYMRDYNRTLGKLVTYKSPFLSFIHNPEIDVLSALTFMELCLWQDTLKVVDEFYANNEKDHAQIRGFLNKHRKDYKYFYLLAKSRMNGKVRGNKLLNKMLNSINRDPAYREIFDFFQTGKDELEIINKLPATKMKSILKINLREALILQRNLIGAYVRKKLHLSWNQVNKTFVDMSYIKLEVLSRRKESLYSSEVSMNRGRGDVKNLKRTDKQYFWTFNGEFWADELGDYVFSLKSECNGNAL; from the coding sequence ATGATCTTTAATAAAAAAGTATTCTCCTTTTTACTTGTACTGCTTAGCTTTAGTGCTCAGGCCAATGTTGATAAAGCTTGGAGCTATCTAGTAAAAAGTAGTGGGTCAGTTAAGTACTATCCGAATGTAATTAATGAATTAGTTGAAGAAAAGTTATACTTTGCTTCAATACCATATATCAAAGAGCTCTTAACTCGTGGTAATTCACGAAGTTCAAAAGAGCTTGATTCACTTATCGATAAAGTGGTCACCAATGTTGGTGTGAGACAATTTGAAGTTCTACCGACAAAGTTTTTAGCAAAATCTAACGCTCCTACTTTGAAATACATTCTAGCAAAGAAATATTTTAGACAAGGGAAGTATGATCTTGCCTTAAAATCACTTAATGGAACAATACCAAAGAATCATCCGGCGAAACCATTCGCACTCTTTCTTGAAGGATCAATCTTTACAATCACAAAGAAATATAAGTCTTCTTTGCAGGCATATAATGAATGTATAAGTGCTTCAGAGTCTGCAAACTCTTATGGTAATGAAAATAGAAAGACTCAGCTAAGTATTAATAGAGATTATTGTATTGTTGGAAAGGCAAGAACTAATTTCTCTACAGGTCAATACGAAAAAGCAAACCTTGATTATCTTGATCTAAGTAAATCTTCCCATATTTGGCCAGAAGTACTTTTTGAAGAGGCCTGGAATAGTTTCTACATGAGAGACTACAATAGAACACTTGGTAAACTTGTGACTTATAAGTCTCCCTTCTTGTCATTTATACACAACCCTGAAATTGATGTTCTGAGTGCGTTAACATTTATGGAGCTTTGTTTATGGCAAGATACTCTAAAAGTTGTAGATGAATTTTACGCTAATAATGAAAAAGATCATGCGCAAATTAGAGGATTTTTAAATAAACATAGAAAAGATTATAAGTATTTCTACTTATTGGCCAAGTCAAGAATGAATGGGAAAGTAAGAGGTAATAAACTTTTAAATAAAATGCTAAATTCTATTAATAGAGACCCTGCATATAGAGAAATCTTTGACTTCTTTCAAACAGGGAAAGATGAACTTGAAATTATCAACAAACTACCTGCTACTAAGATGAAGAGTATTCTAAAGATTAACTTGCGAGAAGCTTTAATCCTCCAAAGAAATCTGATTGGTGCCTATGTTAGAAAGAAATTACATCTTTCTTGGAACCAAGTGAATAAGACCTTTGTAGATATGAGTTATATCAAGCTAGAAGTCCTATCGAGAAGAAAGGAAAGTCTTTACTCATCTGAAGTTTCAATGAATAGAGGTCGTGGAGATGTTAAAAACTTAAAACGTACTGATAAGCAATACTTTTGGACTTTTAACGGTGAGTTTTGGGCAGATGAATTAGGGGATTATGTATTCTCATTAAAATCGGAGTGTAATGGTAATGCGCTATAG
- a CDS encoding exodeoxyribonuclease V subunit beta has translation MRAPNDEQKLAIEHTGGVLLSAGAGSGKTFVLVEHVIYLASDFISNNKGLNLLEFESKLQSFFSKIVLMTFTKKAAGEIYERMIERIEAQLEIVAKEELSEWVLVKESIDYMTISTIHGFCYKLIGQGLIPGVASTVAIISESESRERITKLFERWFENHLDELPSNEFKKIISLNSKQIIKSMISVFGAPEIRMQWKELEFDNMNTDLEIIWEKIWSLLGLDFIWNDKFDLLPFQDHSDKAWFSTMSCVQNVGVPKGIDDLKVLNEVFNSVSRLTGPTKKILTNELEEHFNAVKEVRAFVKKYIDDIEATISSLDSDVKHWWESSKMIFDYIEKHYRDIPGFTFSDLEYYVSNSLKVKETRDAIALNYQYFIVDEFQDTSEIQFEMLERIIDKDFNKLFTVGDMKQAIYGFRGGELGVFKECMEKTPQVLKLNNNYRSTHSVIDFNNYVFDYLFKLGHNYEGVDHHSVEVDYQSYPFERSDENSGKIIYTDFDISSHIDEDSKPKSEDLSFFEAQSIYSHIEKIIKESPDDGICILYKNLGPSKYLINELIKNEIGFTAQVKVPLAEDPILGIFNILLKYLLSSKNVEEQSNLIFHLNGYFNLLHIDSQTDYIQRIAQFEQDLISVGVYNAFLKFTFSFGVLNSNHKNNGQILKEICEMCGDDIEIIHIKLNGYADVKYSIEFEYGLNTKRVQIMTAHASKGLEFDHVFLGGIHNNGKTMPEMNMFGKLPWSFKWKADSQQKKAYITPTFIYEGLLTRKKDFSESKRLFYVASTRAKKFLYWIDLSNDGDSLDSSKNSWICGLRKWQEEDLINKIDFMEKLKSWSCVQEEIKGEFVKLKAPLFHTDSLGLENSTQENLDLGIISELSVTRLASVSQCPRKFYLLNVCKFSEEEVEKITGKESIFSGVKKSESIEEDNGQIVTSSERGTLIHEALSFAIKRNWIAPAALLDSGNNKDIKSFDWAIAELKKYEQSHEFVSEELIKFPFFGQMISGTPDLVLIPKDENELEIWDFKTGKRAEDKEVPYWFQLKTYAYAYQILFPKFKNVNVKLTLSFVDMNENVTINTNYENLIKELGDYWRLTSKPDKTNQEHCEKCTFGNLCHF, from the coding sequence ATGAGAGCACCTAATGATGAACAAAAATTAGCAATAGAGCATACGGGTGGTGTCCTTCTAAGCGCAGGGGCCGGATCAGGTAAGACATTCGTTTTAGTTGAACATGTGATCTACTTGGCAAGTGATTTCATAAGCAATAATAAAGGATTAAATCTACTAGAATTTGAATCTAAGCTTCAGTCTTTCTTTTCAAAAATTGTCCTTATGACGTTCACAAAGAAGGCCGCTGGGGAAATTTATGAAAGAATGATTGAAAGAATTGAGGCCCAGTTAGAAATTGTTGCAAAAGAGGAGCTTTCTGAATGGGTGCTTGTTAAAGAGTCAATTGACTATATGACTATAAGTACTATTCATGGCTTTTGTTACAAGCTTATCGGCCAAGGACTTATTCCTGGCGTTGCTTCGACAGTTGCAATTATTTCAGAAAGTGAGTCACGAGAAAGAATCACAAAACTCTTTGAACGCTGGTTTGAAAACCATCTTGATGAGCTACCAAGTAACGAATTCAAAAAAATCATATCTCTAAACTCTAAACAAATAATTAAATCAATGATTAGTGTGTTTGGCGCCCCTGAGATTAGAATGCAATGGAAAGAGCTCGAGTTCGATAATATGAATACTGACCTTGAAATTATATGGGAGAAAATTTGGTCTCTATTAGGGCTTGATTTTATTTGGAATGATAAATTTGATCTCCTCCCTTTTCAGGATCACTCAGACAAGGCTTGGTTTAGTACAATGTCTTGTGTGCAAAATGTCGGAGTTCCAAAAGGTATTGATGACTTAAAAGTTTTAAACGAAGTATTTAATAGTGTGTCTAGATTGACTGGACCAACTAAGAAGATTTTAACAAATGAGCTTGAAGAGCACTTTAATGCAGTTAAAGAGGTAAGAGCATTTGTTAAAAAGTATATTGATGATATTGAGGCCACCATCTCGTCTCTTGATAGTGATGTTAAGCACTGGTGGGAATCTTCAAAGATGATCTTTGATTATATTGAAAAGCACTACCGTGATATTCCAGGTTTTACTTTTTCTGACTTGGAGTACTATGTATCAAATTCTTTAAAGGTAAAAGAAACAAGAGATGCTATTGCGCTAAATTATCAATATTTTATAGTAGATGAATTTCAAGATACCTCTGAAATTCAATTTGAAATGCTTGAGAGAATCATTGATAAAGACTTTAATAAACTCTTTACTGTTGGAGACATGAAACAGGCCATTTATGGTTTTAGAGGTGGAGAGTTAGGGGTTTTTAAAGAGTGTATGGAAAAGACACCTCAGGTGCTAAAACTTAATAATAATTATAGATCTACTCATTCTGTGATTGATTTTAATAACTATGTTTTTGATTACCTTTTTAAACTAGGACATAACTATGAAGGTGTTGATCACCATAGTGTAGAAGTGGATTATCAGTCATATCCTTTTGAAAGGTCTGATGAGAATAGTGGAAAGATTATTTACACTGACTTTGATATAAGTTCTCACATTGATGAAGACTCAAAACCTAAATCTGAAGATCTATCATTCTTTGAAGCACAATCTATTTATAGTCATATTGAAAAAATTATTAAAGAGAGTCCAGATGATGGGATTTGTATTCTTTATAAAAATTTAGGTCCTTCAAAGTATTTAATTAATGAATTAATTAAAAATGAAATTGGATTTACTGCTCAAGTAAAAGTACCTCTTGCAGAAGACCCAATCCTTGGGATTTTTAATATACTGCTAAAATACTTGCTAAGTTCTAAAAATGTGGAAGAGCAGAGTAATTTAATTTTTCATCTTAACGGTTACTTTAACCTATTACACATTGATTCCCAGACCGACTATATTCAAAGAATTGCTCAGTTTGAGCAGGATCTTATTTCTGTAGGTGTTTACAACGCATTCTTAAAATTTACATTTTCATTTGGTGTTTTAAACTCAAACCATAAGAATAATGGGCAAATCCTTAAAGAAATTTGCGAGATGTGTGGAGATGATATTGAGATTATTCATATAAAATTGAATGGGTATGCAGATGTTAAATACTCTATTGAATTTGAATATGGCCTAAATACAAAACGTGTTCAAATAATGACGGCCCATGCTTCAAAAGGTCTTGAATTCGATCATGTATTCTTAGGCGGTATTCATAATAACGGTAAAACAATGCCTGAGATGAATATGTTTGGAAAGTTGCCGTGGAGCTTCAAGTGGAAGGCAGACTCACAACAAAAGAAGGCCTATATAACGCCAACTTTTATCTATGAAGGTCTATTAACAAGAAAGAAAGACTTTTCTGAATCAAAGAGATTATTTTACGTTGCAAGTACACGAGCTAAAAAGTTCTTATATTGGATTGACCTATCTAATGATGGCGACTCTCTTGATAGCTCTAAAAATAGTTGGATTTGTGGTCTTCGTAAATGGCAAGAAGAGGATCTTATCAATAAGATCGACTTCATGGAAAAGCTTAAATCTTGGTCCTGTGTTCAAGAAGAGATTAAAGGTGAGTTTGTAAAGCTTAAGGCCCCTCTCTTTCATACTGATAGTTTAGGATTAGAAAATTCTACACAAGAAAATCTAGATCTTGGAATTATTTCAGAACTTTCTGTAACAAGACTTGCTTCGGTTTCTCAGTGTCCTCGTAAGTTCTACTTACTCAATGTTTGTAAATTTTCAGAAGAAGAAGTAGAAAAAATCACAGGTAAAGAGTCTATTTTTAGTGGAGTTAAGAAATCAGAATCTATCGAAGAGGATAATGGACAGATTGTGACTTCTTCTGAAAGAGGAACACTCATTCATGAGGCGTTAAGCTTTGCCATTAAGAGAAACTGGATTGCACCTGCAGCTCTACTTGATAGTGGAAATAATAAAGATATCAAATCTTTTGATTGGGCCATTGCTGAGTTAAAGAAATATGAGCAGTCTCATGAATTTGTCTCTGAAGAGCTAATTAAATTTCCATTCTTTGGGCAAATGATCTCTGGAACACCAGACTTAGTTCTTATTCCAAAAGACGAGAATGAACTAGAAATTTGGGACTTTAAAACAGGAAAGAGAGCGGAAGATAAAGAAGTACCGTATTGGTTCCAATTAAAGACTTATGCATATGCTTATCAAATTTTGTTTCCAAAATTCAAAAATGTGAACGTTAAATTGACTTTATCGTTTGTTGATATGAATGAAAACGTGACTATCAATACTAACTACGAAAACTTGATTAAAGAACTTGGAGATTATTGGAGACTTACTTCAAAGCCTGATAAGACTAATCAGGAACATTGTGAGAAGTGTACATTTGGAAATTTATGCCACTTCTAA
- a CDS encoding tetratricopeptide repeat protein — MRYSHRILVKLLIIVSLCTTFSTSADSSARRNELISVIDLEFKEVTRLNKQMRNSNPELLLRMAELLLEKARLVKELENDKFMSLSSEQRAKSDKKKYFKRSTSYFVSAQRTCELILKKFPRFKGKSDVYYIMAYNAKEFQQEKKAQNYFSKSIGSSKKKDFTNTRSQIALAEIYFNQGKYEKAIPLYRNAFSKKSHRDKWYTKDSYNLAWSYYRTGQKKRAIRIMRNAYDLSKSSKYVDMSFSIERDLAYFYTDSGRVNEAVKFYKEIGKNIAANLLKVSTYLMNRGKYSQAEKTLIQALKYKVSEAEEIEINIKLLSLYEKFGKYDKHLKVSTTLVNYNKAGKLNPEQVKILDYHLRRVGAILQKQVTGKQYKQNKSLQSSKAALAVGYFDLLMIFDAANSYKYSFLGAETYYSAGMMNESAKKYSESSKLASAKGVKKYEKLSNEGMMASLGGSGVSKETKGLYLESVYINFLKENPRSKKSDAIYQRLFSLYFSKNDIPSCESTLISYRKNFPKSYSTQEAMLARIMDHYKKKGDVEGIKNWVKRINSGEFRVSKNYAKKVRMTLLTMQFEGVEKANTKGEKKEALRLYVEIYKDETSTKEAKKNAAYNIAILFHELGDNHRSFGWAQRALSHMSGNNVKRFQSSFLVIANDLFSGQMFVESAEIYETVFDKVCKVRTNNKEVFLRNAVIVQLAEGNSDKAASVLKSAYGCAVNPSVLDDLELEMLDYYVETKSWNQAVDQAEKLSKSKRVYKDLIYPLGKIRNAYLAAGRSSNAREIEKKMMYYYSKVRNPKEVQLEGLDEIASISMQDLDRRISSLTSFELAFPDKTFNTLLKRKFQELDGVTTSAVKLMNIGSGKGMMKAYAKLIYSYNHVINEIENFKPTGKSDEYVQSFKKSMKNLVAPLSVKVVDFKREAIKQMKTSKIMSEENVNILYENVFVPQYLPNNNGILMDRGGSR, encoded by the coding sequence ATGCGCTATAGTCATAGAATATTAGTAAAATTATTAATTATAGTCTCCCTATGTACTACGTTCAGTACTTCTGCTGATTCATCAGCTCGTCGTAATGAACTTATTAGTGTTATAGATCTAGAGTTCAAAGAAGTAACTAGACTTAATAAGCAGATGAGAAATTCAAATCCTGAGCTTCTTCTAAGAATGGCCGAGCTACTACTAGAAAAAGCAAGATTGGTTAAAGAGCTTGAGAACGATAAGTTCATGTCTCTTTCTTCAGAACAGAGAGCAAAGTCAGATAAGAAGAAGTATTTTAAAAGATCAACTAGCTATTTTGTTAGTGCACAAAGAACTTGTGAGTTAATCCTCAAGAAATTCCCACGCTTTAAAGGAAAGTCTGATGTTTATTACATCATGGCCTATAACGCTAAAGAATTTCAGCAAGAAAAGAAAGCTCAAAACTACTTTTCTAAATCAATTGGATCATCGAAGAAAAAAGATTTTACTAATACAAGGTCACAGATTGCATTAGCTGAAATTTACTTCAATCAGGGCAAGTATGAAAAGGCCATACCATTATATAGAAATGCTTTTTCTAAAAAATCTCATAGAGATAAGTGGTATACAAAAGATAGTTACAATTTAGCATGGTCTTATTACAGAACAGGGCAAAAGAAGAGAGCAATTCGTATTATGAGAAATGCGTATGATCTCTCTAAAAGTTCTAAATATGTTGATATGTCATTTAGTATTGAAAGAGACTTAGCTTATTTTTATACAGATTCAGGAAGAGTTAATGAAGCAGTGAAGTTTTACAAAGAAATAGGTAAGAATATAGCTGCAAACTTACTAAAGGTCTCAACCTATCTCATGAATAGAGGGAAGTACTCTCAGGCTGAAAAGACTTTAATTCAGGCCTTAAAATACAAAGTATCTGAAGCTGAAGAAATTGAAATCAATATTAAGTTATTAAGTTTATATGAAAAGTTTGGCAAGTATGACAAGCACCTTAAGGTTTCGACTACTCTTGTAAACTATAATAAGGCGGGAAAACTTAATCCTGAACAAGTGAAAATACTAGATTATCACTTGAGAAGAGTTGGTGCAATCCTACAAAAACAAGTTACTGGAAAACAATATAAACAAAATAAATCATTACAGTCTTCAAAGGCCGCTCTGGCCGTTGGCTACTTTGATTTATTAATGATTTTCGATGCTGCAAACTCGTATAAGTACTCTTTTCTTGGAGCTGAGACCTATTATTCTGCTGGAATGATGAATGAATCTGCTAAGAAATATTCTGAGTCATCAAAGTTAGCATCTGCAAAAGGTGTTAAGAAGTATGAAAAACTGTCCAACGAAGGGATGATGGCATCTCTTGGGGGAAGTGGAGTTTCTAAAGAAACAAAAGGACTTTATCTAGAGTCAGTTTACATAAACTTCTTAAAAGAAAATCCAAGATCGAAGAAATCTGATGCGATTTATCAAAGACTATTCTCTTTATACTTTTCAAAGAATGATATTCCTTCATGTGAATCGACTCTCATATCTTACAGAAAGAACTTTCCTAAGAGTTACTCTACTCAAGAAGCAATGCTTGCCAGAATTATGGATCACTATAAAAAGAAAGGTGATGTGGAAGGTATTAAGAATTGGGTAAAGAGAATTAATAGTGGAGAATTTAGAGTTTCTAAAAACTACGCAAAGAAAGTGCGCATGACTCTTTTAACTATGCAGTTTGAAGGTGTTGAGAAAGCGAATACTAAAGGTGAGAAGAAAGAAGCATTAAGGCTCTATGTTGAAATTTATAAAGATGAGACTTCAACTAAAGAAGCTAAAAAGAATGCTGCTTATAATATTGCCATTCTCTTTCATGAACTTGGTGATAATCATAGAAGTTTTGGTTGGGCACAAAGAGCTCTTAGTCATATGAGTGGAAATAATGTAAAGAGGTTTCAGTCTTCATTTCTCGTTATAGCTAATGATTTATTCAGTGGGCAGATGTTTGTAGAGAGTGCGGAAATTTATGAAACTGTTTTTGATAAAGTTTGTAAGGTTCGAACAAATAATAAAGAAGTTTTCTTAAGAAATGCAGTCATTGTTCAACTTGCTGAAGGTAATAGTGATAAGGCCGCAAGTGTTCTTAAGAGTGCTTATGGATGTGCTGTAAACCCTTCAGTATTAGATGATCTAGAGTTAGAAATGTTAGATTACTATGTTGAGACGAAGAGCTGGAATCAAGCTGTAGATCAAGCTGAAAAATTGAGTAAATCGAAGAGAGTGTATAAGGATTTAATCTATCCTCTTGGGAAAATACGAAATGCTTATCTTGCGGCAGGTAGATCTTCAAATGCTAGAGAAATCGAAAAGAAGATGATGTATTACTACTCGAAAGTGAGAAATCCAAAAGAAGTTCAACTTGAAGGGCTTGATGAAATAGCATCTATAAGTATGCAAGACCTTGATAGAAGAATTAGCTCTTTAACTAGTTTTGAATTAGCTTTTCCTGATAAGACATTTAACACTCTTCTAAAGAGAAAGTTTCAAGAGCTTGATGGTGTAACGACTTCAGCTGTTAAACTTATGAATATTGGTTCTGGAAAAGGAATGATGAAGGCCTATGCCAAGCTCATTTATAGCTATAATCACGTTATCAATGAGATCGAAAACTTTAAACCAACAGGAAAGTCAGACGAATATGTACAGTCATTTAAAAAGAGTATGAAAAACCTCGTCGCACCACTTTCTGTAAAGGTCGTGGACTTCAAAAGAGAAGCGATTAAGCAAATGAAAACAAGTAAAATAATGTCTGAAGAGAATGTAAATATTCTTTATGAGAATGTATTTGTTCCACAATACTTACCAAATAATAATGGAATATTAATGGATAGAGGAGGTAGCAGATGA
- a CDS encoding PD-(D/E)XK nuclease family protein: protein MLSVYLYSNSKEIYDLELLENSEQRAKIICPHPMAADALRAKMTNPQRVEVLTVSKFASDLLQIVDPDLVAKRKAQLLGQLATIWKKKLSSFSADSFFDSFNLFTELRGYSLDFELIKEVLPFYDEAIQASLPIYWAYLEQLEIVDEHKANEILSHHLKEGDLCSEDETFIFWGFNHINSGQIDFFNSLAIRNTVIIPFSKEVFKQTRQRDWIRWFEAKELNEELVNYENEVETFFYPKKRLATKIAEISESETVTEILLAEKKLSVDSCLEASFQGTNFRAAADLFSSYGKKVLDQLEKVVGEQVSAETLTNYIQELLTSELNTKSDAKNFRLIKVLSLVLDALEDYINLSEDNEVLKFYDLQVLREILNLNFPRDYFIPINDEQQKCSLYGLNELENCGKTTSPLFIISEDYQGVKKGGSRYQEDVIQFLSALGPIQRPELEFLIVREKFRELIKENTYKFCIQEGLLDGDQNWNDFLKGITLKEKVLEREKSNKKSDVLVKEYESFNAKISASKIQTYIDCPRKFYYSFIERKEINSNNTKELRPNEIGSLEHEVIEKYFKGKKTWDEEFFRETVEKTYREYIVENRKNLAQMKEKLSIYEILNYSENGIKFVLNILNELPGSEVLFEAPLVAGHDVSGRIDCLVKFEDKLAVLDFKRSGFSIPSKTDIEKFSKVQLPFYLNNLGQDPKKVIFWGYVNLSEPEESLIINGEHELGKEFMAKVNYKVSSRKSVFDDMSSWFSEYKEFEQEIIDSLKNDTQWKASPLKDDVCGFCSVANLCTRGSSI, encoded by the coding sequence GTGCTAAGCGTATATTTATATTCAAATTCCAAAGAAATCTATGATTTAGAACTTTTAGAAAATAGTGAACAAAGAGCAAAAATAATTTGTCCTCACCCAATGGCCGCGGATGCCCTTAGGGCCAAGATGACAAATCCACAAAGAGTTGAAGTTCTCACTGTATCTAAATTTGCATCAGATTTACTTCAGATTGTTGATCCAGATTTAGTCGCAAAAAGAAAAGCGCAACTTCTTGGTCAATTGGCCACTATCTGGAAAAAGAAGCTTAGCTCTTTTTCTGCCGATTCCTTCTTTGATTCATTTAACCTTTTTACAGAACTTAGAGGTTATAGTTTAGACTTTGAACTCATAAAGGAAGTTCTACCTTTTTATGATGAGGCCATTCAGGCAAGTTTGCCAATCTATTGGGCCTATCTTGAACAACTTGAAATTGTAGATGAGCATAAAGCAAATGAGATTCTATCCCATCATCTAAAAGAGGGCGATCTATGTAGTGAGGATGAAACTTTTATTTTTTGGGGCTTTAATCATATTAACTCGGGACAAATTGATTTTTTCAATTCCCTTGCAATTCGTAATACGGTAATTATTCCCTTTTCAAAGGAAGTATTTAAACAAACAAGACAAAGAGACTGGATTCGTTGGTTTGAGGCAAAAGAGCTTAACGAAGAACTTGTTAACTATGAGAATGAAGTAGAAACTTTCTTCTATCCTAAAAAGAGACTTGCTACCAAGATAGCTGAAATTAGCGAAAGTGAAACGGTTACAGAAATTTTACTCGCTGAAAAGAAACTCTCTGTGGATTCATGTTTAGAGGCCAGTTTCCAAGGAACAAACTTTAGAGCGGCCGCCGATCTCTTTAGCTCCTATGGTAAGAAGGTTCTAGATCAGCTAGAAAAAGTCGTTGGAGAGCAAGTTAGTGCTGAGACTTTAACAAATTATATTCAAGAGCTACTAACTAGTGAGTTAAATACTAAGAGTGATGCAAAGAACTTTAGACTAATTAAGGTATTATCTTTGGTACTAGATGCCTTAGAAGACTATATTAACTTATCTGAAGATAATGAAGTGCTTAAATTCTACGATCTACAAGTTCTTAGAGAAATACTAAACCTAAATTTCCCAAGAGATTACTTTATCCCAATAAATGATGAGCAACAAAAATGTTCTCTCTATGGCCTCAATGAACTTGAAAATTGTGGCAAGACGACATCACCACTATTTATTATCTCAGAGGATTATCAAGGGGTTAAAAAGGGAGGAAGTCGCTATCAAGAAGATGTGATTCAATTCCTATCTGCTCTTGGTCCAATCCAAAGACCTGAACTTGAATTTCTCATCGTGCGTGAAAAATTTAGGGAATTAATAAAGGAGAATACATATAAATTCTGTATTCAAGAGGGACTCTTAGATGGCGATCAAAATTGGAATGATTTTCTAAAAGGGATTACGTTAAAAGAAAAGGTCTTAGAAAGAGAAAAAAGTAATAAAAAGAGTGATGTTCTCGTTAAAGAATATGAAAGCTTTAATGCAAAAATATCTGCGAGTAAAATTCAAACCTATATCGATTGTCCTAGAAAGTTTTATTATTCTTTTATCGAAAGAAAAGAAATAAATTCTAATAATACTAAAGAGCTTCGCCCCAACGAGATAGGAAGTTTAGAGCATGAAGTAATTGAAAAATACTTTAAAGGGAAAAAAACTTGGGACGAAGAATTCTTTAGAGAGACAGTTGAGAAAACTTATCGAGAGTATATTGTAGAAAATAGAAAGAACCTTGCGCAAATGAAAGAGAAGTTATCAATCTATGAAATCTTGAATTATAGCGAAAATGGAATCAAATTTGTGCTGAATATATTGAATGAATTACCGGGAAGCGAAGTTTTATTTGAAGCACCTCTTGTTGCCGGTCATGATGTCTCTGGACGAATCGACTGCCTCGTTAAGTTTGAAGATAAACTTGCAGTTCTAGATTTCAAAAGATCGGGATTTAGCATTCCTTCTAAAACTGATATTGAGAAATTTTCTAAAGTTCAATTACCATTCTATTTAAATAATCTTGGGCAAGATCCTAAGAAAGTGATTTTTTGGGGCTATGTTAATCTCTCGGAACCTGAAGAGTCATTAATTATTAATGGCGAGCATGAGCTTGGAAAAGAATTTATGGCTAAGGTTAACTATAAGGTTTCAAGTCGAAAATCAGTTTTCGACGATATGAGTTCTTGGTTTTCTGAATATAAGGAATTTGAGCAAGAGATTATTGACTCATTAAAAAATGATACTCAGTGGAAGGCATCTCCTTTAAAGGATGATGTGTGTGGCTTTTGCAGTGTCGCCAATTTATGTACAAGGGGATCATCAATATGA